A single genomic interval of Musa acuminata AAA Group cultivar baxijiao chromosome BXJ3-4, Cavendish_Baxijiao_AAA, whole genome shotgun sequence harbors:
- the LOC103980723 gene encoding probable xyloglucan glycosyltransferase 5, whose product MASSLDLSAWWAKKIRNGTPVVVTMQNPNYSVVEIDGPGAAAFRSMDKDRGKNAKQFTWVLLLKAHRAVGCVAWLATALWALLHAVKKRLLLRRGFSTESDQPGKGRSLLRFLRAFLVLSVVMLAFEMIAYWKGWHFKKPNLHLPDNLHIPEATEIRGWMHTAYLSWLAFRADYIAYPIQVVTNFCIVLFIIQSLDRMILCLGCFWIKLKKIKPSINGDPFKSDHIEGSGSEYPMVLVQIPMCNEREVYEQSISAACQIDWPRDRLLVQVLDDSDDETIKLLIRAEVSKWSQRGVNIVYRHRLIRTGYKAGNLKSAMSCDYVKDFEFVAIFDADFTPNPDFLKKTIPHFKSNPELGLVQARWSFVNKDENLLTRLQNINLCFHFEVEQQVNGIFLNFFGFNGTAGVWRIKALEDSGGWLERTTVEDMDIAVRAHLNGWKFIFLNDVKVLCEVPESFEAYRKQQHRWHSGPMHLFRVCLPAIIASKISIWKKANLVLLFFLLRKLILPFYSFTLFCVILPLSMFVPEAELPIWVICYIPVLMSLLNILPAPRSLPFIVPYLLFENTMSVTKFNAMVVGLFQLGSSYEWIVTKKAGRSSESDLLMAAERDSKPIHRGVSEDELVELNKLKDQQVAAPPPAKKENQIYKKELALALLLLTAAFRSLLSAQGIHFYFLLFQGVSFLLVGLDLIGEQMS is encoded by the exons ATGGCCTCAAGCTTGGATCTTTCCGCCTGGTGGGCGAAGAAAATCCGAAATGGCACGCCGGTGGTGGTGACGATGCAGAACCCGAACTACTCGGTCGTCGAGATCGACGGCCCCGGCGCCGCTGCTTTCCGGTCGATGGACAAGGACCGAGGGAAGAACGCGAAGCAGTTCACCTGGGTCTTGCTGCTCAAGGCCCATCGAGCTGTCGGCTGCGTTGCTTGGTTGGCGACCGCACTGTGGGCGCTGCTCCATGCCGTCAAGAAGAGGTTGCTCTTGCGGCGGGGATTCTCCACGGAGAGCGACCAGCCTGGCAAGGGCAGGTCGCTGCTCAGGTTCCTCAGGGCTTTCTTGGTCCTCTCGGTTGTCATGCTCGCATTCGAGATGATCGCCTACTGGAAGGGCTGGCACTTCAAGAAGCCTAATCTGCACCTGCCGGACAACCTGCACATACCTGAAGCCACGGAGATCCGAGGGTGGATGCACACTGCCTATCTCTCTTGGCTTGCATTCAGAGCCGACTATATTGCGTATCCGATTCAGGTGGTGACAAACTTCTGCATTGTTCTGTTCATCATACAGTCGTTGGACCGGATGATCTTGTGTCTCGGGTGTTTCTGGATCAAACTGAAAAAGATTAAACCTAGCATAAATGGTGATCCATTCAAATCTGATCATATAGAAGGTTCAGGTTCTGAGTATCCGATGGTACTAGTGCAGATTCCAATGTGTAACGAGAGAGAG GTATACGAGCAATCTATTTCAGCTGCCTGCCAGATCGATTGGCCAAGAGACCGTTTGTTAGTTCAAGTTCTAGATGACTCAGATGACGAGACAATCAAGCTCTTAATCAGAGCAGAGGTGTCCAAGTGGAGTCAACGAGGTGTCAACATTGTGTACCGGCATCGCTTAATCCGAACTGGTTATAAAGCCGGAAATCTGAAGTCTGCCATGAGCTGTGACTATGTTAAAGATTTTGAGTTTGTTGCTATTTTTGATGCCGACTTCACACCAAACCCTGATTTCCTTAAGAAGACAATTCCACATTTTAAG AGTAATCCTGAACTTGGACTAGTTCAAGCTCGGTGGAGCTTCGTGAATAAGGATGAGAACCTGCTTACCCGACTCCAGAACATCAATCTCTGCTTCCATTTTGAAGTCGAGCAGCAGGTGAACGGTATTTTCTTAAACTTCTTCGGCTTTAATGGGACCGCTGGTGTGTGGAGAATTAAAGCATTGGAGGATTCTGGGGGCTGGCTCGAGCGAACCACTGTAGAAGATATGGACATTGCCGTCCGTGCTCATCTCAATGGTTGGAAATTCATCTTCCTCAATGATGTCAAG GTTCTGTGTGAAGTTCCCGAGTCTTTTGAAGCTTACCGAAAACAGCAGCACAGATGGCACTCTGGTCCGATGCACTTATTCCGTGTATGCCTTCCAGCAATCATAGCATCCAAG ATATCTATATGGAAGAAGGCTAATCTAGTACTGCTCTTTTTCCTCTTGAGGAAGCTAATACTCCCATTTTATTCTTTCACACTGTTCTGTGTAATACTTCCACTATCTATGTTTGTACCTGAGGCTGAGCTGCCTATCTGGGTAATCTGCTATATCCCTGTACTTATGTCCTTACTCAATATCCTGCCGGCCCCAAGATCCCTCCCTTTCATTGTGCCCTACCTTCTCTTTGAGAACACCATGTCAGTGACCAAGTTCAATGCTATGGTGGTTGGTTTGTTCCAACTGGGAAGTTCATATGAGTGGATTGTCACCAAAAAGGCAGGGAGGTCATCAGAATCTGATTTGTTGATGGCAGCAGAAAGAGACTCAAAGCCTATACACAGAGGGGTCTCGGAGGATGAGCTCGTCGAACTGAACAAGTTGAAGGACCAACAAGTAGCAGCTCCTCCTCCCGCAAAAAAGGAAAACCAAATTTACAAGAAGGAATTGGCTCTTGCTCTTCTCCTCCTCACTGCTGCATTTCGAAGTCTCCTCTCGGCCCAGGGAATTCACTTCTACTTCCTGCTCTTTCAAGGGGTGTCTTTTCTTCTTGTGGGTCTTGATCTAATAGGGGAGCAGATGAGCTGA
- the LOC135635476 gene encoding trihelix transcription factor ENAP1-like, with translation MDDSRLLTCPDPAPRVTDKGKRDEWSEGGVLCLLEVYESKWTLRNRAKLKGSDWEDIARLVSMRCSGTKALKTPTQCKNKIEAMKKRYRAESAAAHGPSSSSSWQFYARMDDLLKGTGNCSVFPKAYHDIDLQALPKAEAEVEADGHLHDSNHDDGSNSIPINMNANADNNDDKKMENRGTDSNLSAPRGKKDATAEDGARDPGSSSKRRRVTGSEVADSIRFLTQSMLQIEQARMEMYKDSERMRAEVEIKRGEMELKRTEIIASTQLQIAKLFMKRIHQRSSNNQNPSLRSEIGILPRRDGQGD, from the exons ATGGATGATTCCCGCCTTCTAACGTGCCCGGACCCAGCGCCGAGGGTCACGGACAAGGGGAAGAGGGACGAGTGGAGCGAGGGCGGCGTCTTGTGCCTGTTGGAAGTGTACGAGTCCAAGTGGACACTCCGGAACCGGGCCAAGCTGAAGGGGAGTGATTGGGAGGACATCGCCCGCCTGGTGTCGATGCGGTGCTCGGGAACTAAAGCGCTTAAGACCCCGACCCAGTGCAAGAACAAGATTGAGGCGATGAAGAAGCGGTACCGCGCTGAGTCCGCCGCCGCCCATGGCCCCAGCTCTAGCTCCTCGTGGCAGTTCTATGCCCGCATGGATGACTTGCTAAAGGGCACCGGGAATTGCTCGGTTTTTCCGAAAGCCTATCACGACATCGATCTCCAAGCTTTGCcgaaggcggaggcggaggtCGAAGCTGACGGGCACTTACATGATAGCAATCATGACGACGGGTCGAATTCGATACCCATCAACATGAATGCTAATGCTGACAATAACGACGACAAGAAGATGGAGAACAGAGGCACGGACAGCAATCTGAGTGCTCCAAGAGGCAAAAAGGATGCTACTGCTGAGGATGGTGCGAGAGATCCTGGCAGTTCATCCAAGAGGAGGAGAGTCACAGGGAGTGAGGTGGCAGACAGCATCAGGTTTCTGACTCAGTCCATGTTGCAGATTGAGCAGGCGAGGATGGAGATGTACAAGGATTCTGAGAGGATGAGAGCCGAGGTGGAGATCAAGCGGGGGGAGATGGAGCTTAAGAGGACAGAGATTATTGCAAGTACTCAGTTGCAGATTGCTAAGCTTTTCATGAAAAGAATACACCAGAGGAGCAGTAATAACCAAAATCCATCTTTGAGAAGTGAAATTGGTATTCTACCAAGGAGGGATGGGCAG GGTGATTAA